A window from Candidatus Reconcilbacillus cellulovorans encodes these proteins:
- a CDS encoding transcriptional regulator translates to MKEARRLYRIGELARITRLSPRTIDYYTAKGLIRPASRTVANYRLYGSETLERLKRIEQLKKEKYTLEEIKRRLDDLDRVGTDRMMAEKLTSLQILLHQLSRETQELKMLLGQTRPQKAKTVWKRLAAQSAACLDALLFLTGKQPPLS, encoded by the coding sequence GTGAAGGAAGCAAGACGGCTGTACCGAATCGGTGAACTCGCCCGTATAACCCGCCTCAGTCCGCGAACAATCGATTATTATACGGCAAAAGGCTTGATTCGGCCGGCGTCGCGGACGGTGGCGAACTACCGCCTGTACGGGAGTGAAACGTTGGAGCGGCTCAAACGTATTGAACAATTGAAAAAGGAGAAATATACGCTGGAGGAGATCAAGCGGCGTCTGGACGACCTGGACCGCGTCGGCACTGACCGAATGATGGCCGAAAAATTGACGTCTTTGCAAATTTTACTTCACCAACTGTCGAGAGAAACGCAAGAACTGAAAATGTTGCTGGGGCAGACGCGGCCGCAAAAAGCGAAAACCGTCTGGAAGCGCCTTGCGGCGCAGAGCGCGGCTTGTCTCGACGCCTTGCTGTTTTTGACAGGTAAACAACCGCCATTGTCTTGA
- a CDS encoding peptidase, translating into MVYPAFIWPWDLLIYAAFAVSLWAQFRVQRTFRRWSDVPNMSGMTGYEAARRMLDANGLHHVPVEPVAGALTDHYDPIARVVRLSEPVFYGRSIAALSVACHEVGHAIQHKVKYPMLVARHLMFPVVRFASGIAPILIIAGLIFQAIPGLLFTGILFFAAAVLFQLVTLPVEFNASARARDLMLAHGFIHRSEERGVAKVLNAAAWTYVAAALVAVLELLKYVMIFAGRSNEE; encoded by the coding sequence ATGGTGTATCCCGCTTTCATCTGGCCGTGGGACTTGCTCATCTACGCCGCATTCGCGGTGTCGCTCTGGGCGCAGTTCCGCGTGCAGCGCACGTTTCGCCGCTGGTCGGACGTGCCGAATATGTCCGGTATGACCGGATACGAAGCGGCTAGACGGATGCTTGACGCCAACGGGCTGCATCACGTTCCGGTCGAGCCCGTCGCCGGCGCGCTGACCGACCATTACGACCCGATCGCCCGCGTCGTTCGGTTATCCGAACCCGTGTTCTACGGTCGGTCGATCGCGGCGCTGTCCGTCGCCTGCCACGAAGTCGGCCATGCGATCCAACACAAGGTCAAATATCCGATGCTCGTGGCGCGCCATCTGATGTTTCCGGTTGTAAGGTTCGCATCGGGCATCGCACCGATTTTGATCATTGCTGGCCTTATTTTTCAAGCAATACCCGGCCTTCTGTTCACGGGCATCCTGTTTTTCGCCGCCGCCGTTCTCTTCCAGCTCGTCACGCTGCCCGTCGAATTTAATGCCAGCGCCAGAGCGCGCGACCTGATGCTGGCTCACGGTTTCATCCACCGCTCTGAAGAACGCGGCGTCGCCAAAGTGTTGAACGCCGCCGCGTGGACATACGTCGCCGCGGCGCTCGTGGCCGTGCTCGAGCTGTTGAAATACGTCATGATTTTCGCCGGGCGTAGCAACGAAGAGTAA
- a CDS encoding LysR family transcriptional regulator: protein MELRQLYYFVKVARKQHVTQASEELHVAQSAVSRQIHQLEEELGVPLFAQKGRNVQLTPVGRMFLGRVEAILADLDRAVQEIREFLDPERGEVRIGFPHSLGISMLPTAIAAFRKEHPNVRFRLRQGTYSSLIRDVIQGDVDLAFVSPFPENHDRVVGELLLTEELYAVLPPQHPLAGRSEIRLDELRDEPFVMFSEMYSLRGIVLDACRKAGFVPNVGFEGEETDTIRSLVAAGMGVSLLPEMALVETGPLMPAKVKLSEPRVTRTIGIVRRKGEKLPIAAEMFRRFTIDFCRK, encoded by the coding sequence GTGGAACTGAGGCAACTTTACTATTTCGTCAAGGTGGCGCGGAAACAGCACGTCACCCAGGCTTCAGAGGAACTTCACGTCGCGCAGTCGGCGGTGAGCCGGCAAATTCACCAGCTGGAAGAGGAACTGGGGGTTCCTCTGTTTGCGCAGAAGGGCCGCAATGTCCAGCTGACGCCGGTCGGGAGAATGTTCTTGGGCAGGGTGGAGGCGATTTTGGCCGATCTCGACCGAGCGGTTCAGGAAATACGCGAGTTTCTCGATCCGGAGCGGGGAGAAGTCCGCATCGGTTTTCCGCACAGCCTCGGCATCAGCATGCTGCCGACGGCGATCGCCGCATTCCGCAAGGAACATCCCAACGTCCGGTTTCGCCTGCGGCAGGGGACGTATTCGAGCCTGATCCGCGATGTCATCCAGGGCGACGTCGATTTGGCGTTCGTGTCGCCGTTTCCTGAAAACCATGATCGGGTCGTAGGCGAGCTGCTGTTGACGGAAGAGCTGTATGCGGTCCTTCCGCCGCAACACCCGCTGGCCGGCCGTTCGGAAATCCGGCTGGACGAACTTCGCGACGAGCCGTTCGTCATGTTCAGCGAAATGTACTCATTGCGCGGCATCGTGCTCGACGCTTGTCGGAAAGCGGGCTTCGTGCCGAACGTCGGGTTTGAGGGTGAAGAGACCGATACAATCCGCAGTCTCGTCGCCGCCGGCATGGGCGTCAGCCTGCTTCCGGAGATGGCGCTCGTCGAGACGGGGCCGCTCATGCCCGCCAAGGTGAAGCTGAGCGAGCCGCGCGTGACGCGGACGATCGGCATCGTCCGGCGGAAGGGTGAAAAATTGCCGATAGCCGCCGAAATGTTCCGGAGATTTACAATTGATTTTTGCCGAAAATAA